Proteins encoded by one window of Salvia splendens isolate huo1 chromosome 5, SspV2, whole genome shotgun sequence:
- the LOC121802186 gene encoding hypoxanthine-guanine phosphoribosyltransferase-like, with protein MNDHIQKILFTEQQISHRISELASTITADFNASGAAPAVVAVATGAFLFVADLVRKIHLPITVDFIRAESYGSGTVSNGHPAVSFGLKLDVRGKHVILVEDIVDTGNTLSCLIDYMKTNGASSVSVCTLLDKPARRKVHFQVVGEGKFYRGFECPDEFVVGYGLDFAEQYRNLPYVGVLKPEMYK; from the exons ATGAACGACCACATTCAGAAAATTCTCTTCACGGAGCAGCAAATCTCGCATAGGATTTCCGAACTGGCATCCACAATCACCGCCGATTTCAATGCCAGCGGCGCTGCTCCGGCGGTTGTCGCTGTCGCCACCGGAGCTTTTCTCTTCGTGGCTGACCTTGTGCGGAAGATTCATCTCCCTATCACCGTCGATTTCATCCGCGCCGAATCGTACGGCTCCGGCACCGTCTCCAATGGCCACCCCGCCGTTTCATTCGGCTTGAAACTCGATGTTCGAGGGAAGCACGTTATTCTG GTTGAGGATATTGTGGATACGGGGAACACGTTGTCATGTCTCATCGATTACATGAAAACGAATGGTGCCTCTTCCGTGTCTGTTTGCACTCTTCTTGATAAACCAGCAAGGCGAAAGGTTCACTTTCAAGTTGTCGGTGAAGGGAAGTTTTACCGTGGCTTTGAG TGCCCAGATGAGTTTGTTGTGGGCTATGGACTCGACTTCGCCGAGCAGTACCGGAACTTGCCATATGTTGGTGTCTTAAAGCCAGAGATGTACAAGTGA
- the LOC121805620 gene encoding uncharacterized protein At1g76660-like encodes MASVQNRFLHPQQSPSPRRKRWAGCLVGLSCFRTQKGGKRIVPASRIPDASSISNQPNGHQGGGLANQATGVALSLLAPPSSPASFSNSGLPSTAQSPNCFLSANSPRAPSSNMFVTGPYAHDTRLVSPPVFSTFTTEPSTAPLTPPPELAHLTTPSSPDVPYAHFLSSSAKFRTTDKNGYPTANDLQSTYLLYPGSPASTLRSPVSRASGDCLSSSFNEREFPPRWEPSIPSEGSPYAKSDSGMFVGAQAPRASKSRQDSNFFCPETFAQFYLDHSSFSNSGGRLSISKESDTCSNGGNGYQNRQNKICKPDAEELEAYRASFGFSADEIITTTNYAEISDVSEDSFSITPFAFNQPTEEERITTPPRKEVFETKKREEHFPCPQLSKVRLNRSSSVHTGGSYNHVEDEVPQRRLGDTARSFHSNHTSSHGNSIFSKMGAPRIGRKYQFGASNSDAEIEYRRVSSMREGRYRRVS; translated from the exons ATGGCATCAGTGCAGAACAGGTTTCTGCATCCACAACAATCTCCCTCACCTCGG CGGAAAAGATGGGCAGGTTGTTTGGTTGGACTGTCTTGTTTCCGCACACAAAAAGGTGGAAAGCGTATTGTTCCTGCATCACGCATCCCTGATGCCAGTTCTATATCAAATCAGCCGAATGGGCATCAAGGTGGTGGATTGGCCAATCAGGCTACTGGTGTTGCTTTGTCTCTTTTAGCTCCACCATCCTCACCGGCTTCATTCTCGAATTCTGGACTCCCATCAACAGCTCAGTCGCCCAACTGCTTCTTGTCTGCTAATTCACCCAGAGCTCCTTCATCTAATATGTTCGTCACTGGTCCATATGCTCACGACACTCGACTGGTATCTCCTCCTGTATTCTCGACTTTTACAACTGAACCATCAACAGCTCCTTTAACTCCTCCACCAGAGCTGGCACATTTGACAACTCCATCTTCACCAGATGTGCCTTACGCGCATTTCCTTTCATCATCTGCGAAATTCAGAACCACTGATAAGAACGGCTACCCTACTGCGAATGATCTTCAATCAACATATTTACTCTATCCAGGAAGTCCTGCAAGTACGCTGAGATCCCCTGTTTCAAGAGCCTCTGGTGATTGCTTATCATCATCCTTTAATGAAAGGGAGTTCCCTCCTCGGTGGGAACCCTCTATTCCTTCAGAAGGGTCTCCGTATGCAAAGTCCGACTCAGGCATGTTTGTTGGTGCCCAGGCACCTAGAGCCTCCAAGTCACGTCAAGATTCCAATTTCTTCTGCCCCGAGACGTTTGCACAGTTCTACCTTGACCATTCATCCTTTTCTAATTCTGGTGGTAGGCTAAGTATTTCCAAGGAATCTGATACCTGTTCAAATGGTGGAAATGGATACCAGAACCGTCAGAACAAAATTTGCAAACCAGATGCTGAGGAACTCGAAGCTTATAGAGCATCTTTTGGGTTCAGTGCAGATGAAATCATCACCACAACTAATTATGCTGAGATCTCTGATGTGTCAGAAGACTCCTTTAGCATAACACCTTTTGCTTTCAATCAGCCTACTGAGGAGGAACGTATTACAACTCCTCCCAGGAAAGAGGTATTTGAAACCAAGAAGAGGGAAGAACATTTTCCTTGCCCACAGCTCAGTAAAGTACGACTAAATCGTTCTAGCAGCGTGCATACTGGAGGCTCGTATAATCATGTTGAAG ATGAAGTTCCACAGAGGCGACTAGGAGATACTGCACGAAGCTTCCACAGTAACCACACTTCAAGCCACGGAAACAGCATATTCTCTAAGATGGGTGCTCCCAGAATCGGACGCAAGTATCAGTTTGGCGCATCAAATTCCGATGCAGAGATTGAATACAGGAGAGTATCGAGCATGAGAGAAGGGCGCTACCGGAGAGTGAGCTAA